Genomic DNA from Desulfuribacillus alkaliarsenatis:
GATGACGCTAGTGATGTATACCAAATGTACTTTGACTTTGAAGAGGGAATTAAAAGACTGCCACCCCATCGTGTCCTTGCTATGAACCGTGGCGAACGGGAAAAGGCTTTAAAGGTAACCGTGCAAGTAGATCAAGAGCGGATTTTGGAGCGCATACATAAGGCTTGGAATTTAAAGCATGGAAGTGTCGTTTATGATGCATTAATAATGACAATTCAGGACAGCTATAAGCGCCTATTAGAGCCATCAATTGAACGTGAGGTACGCAAAGAGAAGACAGAGCAAGCAGAGGAGAAGGCAATTGAAGTATTTAAGGCTAATTTAAAGAGTCTACTACTGATTGCTCCTGTGAAGGATAAGGTCGTTATGGGTGTAGACCCTGCATATCGGACAGGCTGCAAGCTGGCTATCGTAGACCCAACAGGTAAGCTACTAAAGATTGATGTAACCTACCCAGTACCCCTTAGTAAAAACTCTGACAAAGACAAAGTTAATATACAACGGGCTAAGGAAGTATTTTACAGCTATATCAAGGAATTCAATGTCGATATCATCGCTGTAGGTAATGGTACGGCATCAAGGGAAACGGAACAATTCGTTGCTGATTTAATTCGTGAGGGCAAGGAGAAGCAAATAATCGACAAAGAAATTATGTATATTATCGTTGATGAGGCAGGTGCAAGTGTCTATTCTGCTTCGCCAATTGCCAAAAAGGAATTCCCGCAGCTAGATGTATCGGAGCGTAGCGCAGCCTCAATTGCTAGACGTCTGCAGGATCCGCTAGCGGAATTAGTGAAAATTGATCCAAAGTCTATTGGGATAGGACAATATCAGCATGATGTAAGTCAGAAGCGGCTTACAGAAAGCCTCCAATTTGTCGTTGAAACGGTGGTTAATAACGTCGGCGTAGACATTAACAGTGCATCTCCGTCTTTATTAAAATACATATCAGGGATTAATGAGACGGTAGCTAGTAATATTGTTTCCTATCGTGATGAAATTGGTAAATTTAATAATCGCAAACAAATCAAGAAAGTGCCAAGGCTAGGTGGTAAAACATATGAGCAGGCAGTTGGTTTTCTGCGCATTCGTGATGGCGAAGAGCCATTAGATAATACACCAATCCATCCAGAATCATATGACGTGGCAAAGAAATTATTACAGCACTACGGATATAAAAAAGAAGTGCTTAATGGTAATAAACAGGACAAGCAGGAGTTTGACCAAAATCTTCGTGAGTTGAAAATCAATGAGGTCGCTAATATGCTCGAGGTAGGAGTGCCAACATTGCAGGATATTGTGGAGGCACTATTAAAGCCAGGACGTGATCCGCGTGATGAACTGCAGAAGCCAATGCTGAAATCTGACGTAACATCACTAGAAGACCTAGAGGTTGGCACTGAACTGCAGGGGACAATTCGCAATGTTGTAGATTTTGGAGCCTTCGTCGATATAGGTTTGAAAAATGATGGCTTAGTCCATATATCGCAGATTAGTCAGCAATATGTTAAGCACCCCCTTGAAGTTGTACAGGTTGGTCAAATCGTTAAAGTGAAGGTTATAGACATTGACCATAAGCGTCAACGGGTAGGATTAAGCATGAAATAGGAATTAGTTGGGGATGAAGTGGTGAAAAAGACAATCGAGACGATAAGCATTGATGAGGTATGTAACATACTATCTATTTCCAAGGCTACTGTACGCAACTGGATGCATACTGGTAAAATCTCAGTAGTTGAAAATGATGAAGGTAATCTCCAATTCGCTAAAAATGAAATACTAAGACTTAAGAGTCAAATAGATGACGGCAGTATAAAGCTCTTACAAAGTCGTCGAAACAAAGGTGCAGTTAAAGGACATTTCGTAGCAACGGAGTATGTGTCCTATAAACCTTATATAGACTTGGCGAAACAAATTATAAGCTGGGTAAATAGTGAGCCAAGATTAACTAGTAGCAATTATGACTCTACTCATTTAATCAGACTAGTACTATTAGAGGTTGCATTTAAATTCCTTCGTGACAGAGTGGTAACACATAATAATAATAACTTAAAGCATGCTATCCAGACACTTAGCGAGAATTTATCAAGTTTGAAGCTATCGCCCGAAGTACAGCAGCTTTTAGAAAATGTTAAAAACCTAGAAATACCTTATATAGAAGGTGAGGATTTTCTTGGACTACTATACATGGCTCTTAGTCAGCTAGGGGAACGCAAGCGTAAAGGCAGCTATTATACACCAGTACATATTACTGACATCCTTGCAGAACGCGCCCTGGAGCAATTTATTAAGAATGCGGAAGCTACTGACTCTATAGAAATTATAGACCCGTGCTGTGGTTCAGGTAATTTCTTAATACGCCTTTATTTATTATTGAAAAAAAAGAATATAAGTGCGCGTTTGTCAGGCTTTGATATAGACCCAATCGCCACAGCTATAGCAACTATCAATATGTTCCTAATAATGGGATTTCCAGCTTCAGAAAAGGTTAATAGAAGTTTAATGTTAGAAGCAGGTAAGATTAATTTTATGATAGAAACAATTGATACACTAGATTTCACAAGCGACAAATCCTATGATTTAATCATCGGTAATCCACCTTGGGGTTATCATTTTAGTAAGAGGGAGCTAACTGAATTAAAACAGAGGTATCAGGCTTATAGTGGCTCTGTAGAGTCGAGCTGTTTGTTTATTGAGTGGGCAATAGCCAATCTAAGGCAAAATGGTGTGCTCGGTTTTGTTTTGCCTGAGTCAATTCTAAACGTAACAAGTCATATGAAAATTAGAGAACTACTTCTAACTAATACTAGACTTGATGATATTGAACAGACTAGCAAGCGCTTCTCCAATGTCTACAGTTCAGTAATTACACTGGTAGCTACAAGAAGCACAAATAATAAAAACACAAACAATATAAGCAATATAACTCAAGTGCGCTATTTGGAAAACCCTCATTACATTATAAATATAGCTACTAGCTGTCAGGAGAATGAAATAGTCCAGCATATGAAACAAAAGCCAGGCAACTTATATTTAGCTGGTAATGCTAGTTTTGGCTTGGGGATTGTGACAGGCAATAATAAGCGGCACTTACATAAAACCTGTCCGCCACTTGGAGAGGTTATCTTAAATGGCACAGCTATTAATAAATATCAAATTATCGAAGAAGAACTGTTTATAGAATATGCGCCTACTAAATACCAGCAGGTTGCACCAGAGTCTATCTACCGTGCTCCTGAAAAGCTTATATATAGGTTTATTAACAAGAAGCTGATTTTCTCTTATGACAATCGGCAGCGACTTACACTTAATAGTGCAAATATAGTAATTCCAGAATTACCTGGATATGATATGAAATATGTGCTAGCGATTTTAAATGCCCGGGCCACGCAATTTTACTATACATGTAGTTTTTCAAGTGTTAAGGTATTGAGGAAATACATTGAGGATTTGCCTATACCTGTATGTAACGATGGAAAACAGACAGCAATAGTTTCGCTGGTTAACCACCTACTTGCTGAGAATGAGAAAAAACAACGGGATAAAATAGATAATGCAGCCGTTGTCACTGAGATATTTGAAGAAATAGATAGGCATATCATGGAATTGTTTCAATTAACTCAACAGCAGCAAGCATTAATAAAAGACAAAATAAAAGGGTAACTAATTATTTGGAATACAGTGGAGGAAAAATTATGGCAAATAAAATGAAGGCAATTATCAACGGTACAATTATTACAGTAGCCAATGAAACAATAGAACAAGGGACAATACTTATAGACGGGGATAAAATAGTGCAAATATCCAAGGGAGCGCTGGAATTGTCAGCAGATGTGGAAGTATTTGACGCTACTGGTAAAGTAGTTACTCCAGGTTTAATAGAAGTACATGGCCATATCGGAATTTGTGAAGAAGGAATGGGCTGGGAAGGTGATGATACCAACGAGATGACAGACCCATCAACCCCTTATGTACGGGCTTTAGACGCTATAAATCCATTTGACCGAGCGTTTGTCGATGCTCGTAAAGGTGGCGTAACAACAGTTCATACTATGCCTGGAAGTGCAAATGTAATTGGTGGCGAGACAATTGTAATTAAGACGGCTGGAACGATTGTTGAAGATATGGTATTAAAAGCAGTAGCTGGAATCAAGGTCGCATTTGGTGAAAATCCTAAGCGCATTTATGGTGATCGCAAGCAGCTACCATCTACAAGAATGGGTACTGCTGCAGTGTTGCGTCGTGAGCTTACTAAGGCTCAAGGGTATTTAGAAAAATGTCAGATAGGCAAACAAGACCCAGAGAAAATGCCAGACAAAGACTTGGGTATGGAAGTGTTAGTCAAAGTTTTAAAGAAAGAAATACCTTTACGTGCTCATGCCCATCGGGCGGATGATATCGTAACGGCAATTCGTATAGCTGATGAGTTTAATGTGGACATAACAATTGAACATTGTACGGAAGGTCATAAGATTGTTGAATTCTTAAAGCAGAAGCAGGTAAATATAGCTGTTGGTCCAACCCTTTCAAGCCGCTCAAAAATTGAATTGCAGGATTTAGGCTTTGAAACTGTTAAAATACTTATGGAAGCAGGTATTGAGGTCTCTATATTAACTGACCACCCAGTAATACCTGTACAATATATACCAATATGTGCGGCGCTGGCTGCAAAGGAAGGAATTACTGAAGAGGAAGCATTAAAGGCAATCACCATTTACCCCGCAAAGCACTTAGGGATAGCTGATAGAGTCGGATCTATTGAGGTAGGTAAAGATGCAGATATAGTAATATGGTCCGGATATCCGTTGGATTATCGCAGTAAAGTAGAACGGACAATTATAAATGGGCACGTTGTCTATGGAAACTAAAAAAGGCGCGAATTTCGACAGACTTTGCAAACGAAAAAGTATAAAGTAAATGGCATCGCGTTATATATAATTAGTAGTATTGCTGAACGGAGATGCTTATTATGATTTATACAAAAGAAGGCAACAGCAAGAATATTCGGCTAATAGCCGACGAAAGAATGGAGCTAAGAACCGTTAAAAGTTTACGCTGTGAATTAGAAGGATGTATTAAAAGAGGTTATGAAGATATAACTATTGATTTCCGAAATGTAAAAATGATTGATTGTTCAGCTATTGGTGTTATTATAGCCTTTCATAAGAAGCTAAAGCGTTTAAATGGGAGTATACATTTAGAAAACGTTAGAAGCGCACATGTGCAAAATCTATTTAATGCATTAA
This window encodes:
- a CDS encoding Tex family protein is translated as MADFNKILAKELGLKQEYIDKAIALLDEGNTIPFISRYRKELTGSMDEEVLRNLSERLEYLRSLDKRKQEVIASIEEQGKLTDELKLAIEKAEKLQVVEDIYMPYRPKRKTRASVAKEKGLEPLAAWINNQPTTGDLNAEAEKFINSELGVETIEEAIQGALDIVAEQIAETAEIRQLVRKYFQEHATMKTVAAADDASDVYQMYFDFEEGIKRLPPHRVLAMNRGEREKALKVTVQVDQERILERIHKAWNLKHGSVVYDALIMTIQDSYKRLLEPSIEREVRKEKTEQAEEKAIEVFKANLKSLLLIAPVKDKVVMGVDPAYRTGCKLAIVDPTGKLLKIDVTYPVPLSKNSDKDKVNIQRAKEVFYSYIKEFNVDIIAVGNGTASRETEQFVADLIREGKEKQIIDKEIMYIIVDEAGASVYSASPIAKKEFPQLDVSERSAASIARRLQDPLAELVKIDPKSIGIGQYQHDVSQKRLTESLQFVVETVVNNVGVDINSASPSLLKYISGINETVASNIVSYRDEIGKFNNRKQIKKVPRLGGKTYEQAVGFLRIRDGEEPLDNTPIHPESYDVAKKLLQHYGYKKEVLNGNKQDKQEFDQNLRELKINEVANMLEVGVPTLQDIVEALLKPGRDPRDELQKPMLKSDVTSLEDLEVGTELQGTIRNVVDFGAFVDIGLKNDGLVHISQISQQYVKHPLEVVQVGQIVKVKVIDIDHKRQRVGLSMK
- a CDS encoding TaqI-like C-terminal specificity domain-containing protein, with product MKKTIETISIDEVCNILSISKATVRNWMHTGKISVVENDEGNLQFAKNEILRLKSQIDDGSIKLLQSRRNKGAVKGHFVATEYVSYKPYIDLAKQIISWVNSEPRLTSSNYDSTHLIRLVLLEVAFKFLRDRVVTHNNNNLKHAIQTLSENLSSLKLSPEVQQLLENVKNLEIPYIEGEDFLGLLYMALSQLGERKRKGSYYTPVHITDILAERALEQFIKNAEATDSIEIIDPCCGSGNFLIRLYLLLKKKNISARLSGFDIDPIATAIATINMFLIMGFPASEKVNRSLMLEAGKINFMIETIDTLDFTSDKSYDLIIGNPPWGYHFSKRELTELKQRYQAYSGSVESSCLFIEWAIANLRQNGVLGFVLPESILNVTSHMKIRELLLTNTRLDDIEQTSKRFSNVYSSVITLVATRSTNNKNTNNISNITQVRYLENPHYIINIATSCQENEIVQHMKQKPGNLYLAGNASFGLGIVTGNNKRHLHKTCPPLGEVILNGTAINKYQIIEEELFIEYAPTKYQQVAPESIYRAPEKLIYRFINKKLIFSYDNRQRLTLNSANIVIPELPGYDMKYVLAILNARATQFYYTCSFSSVKVLRKYIEDLPIPVCNDGKQTAIVSLVNHLLAENEKKQRDKIDNAAVVTEIFEEIDRHIMELFQLTQQQQALIKDKIKG
- a CDS encoding amidohydrolase, which codes for MKAIINGTIITVANETIEQGTILIDGDKIVQISKGALELSADVEVFDATGKVVTPGLIEVHGHIGICEEGMGWEGDDTNEMTDPSTPYVRALDAINPFDRAFVDARKGGVTTVHTMPGSANVIGGETIVIKTAGTIVEDMVLKAVAGIKVAFGENPKRIYGDRKQLPSTRMGTAAVLRRELTKAQGYLEKCQIGKQDPEKMPDKDLGMEVLVKVLKKEIPLRAHAHRADDIVTAIRIADEFNVDITIEHCTEGHKIVEFLKQKQVNIAVGPTLSSRSKIELQDLGFETVKILMEAGIEVSILTDHPVIPVQYIPICAALAAKEGITEEEALKAITIYPAKHLGIADRVGSIEVGKDADIVIWSGYPLDYRSKVERTIINGHVVYGN
- a CDS encoding STAS domain-containing protein, which translates into the protein MIYTKEGNSKNIRLIADERMELRTVKSLRCELEGCIKRGYEDITIDFRNVKMIDCSAIGVIIAFHKKLKRLNGSIHLENVRSAHVQNLFNALRLSSILNIK